A stretch of the Bubalus kerabau isolate K-KA32 ecotype Philippines breed swamp buffalo chromosome 11, PCC_UOA_SB_1v2, whole genome shotgun sequence genome encodes the following:
- the NDUFA8 gene encoding NADH dehydrogenase [ubiquinone] 1 alpha subcomplex subunit 8, with the protein MPGIVELPSLEDLKVQEVKVSSSVLKAAAHHYGAQCDKPNKEFMLCRWEEKDPRRCLEEGKLVNQCALEFFRQIKRHCAEPFTEYWTCIDYSGLQLFRRCRKQQARFDECVLDKLGWVRPDLGELSKVTKVKTDRPLPENPYHSRARPEPNPEVEGDLKPARHGSRLFFWTM; encoded by the exons GTGAAAGTCAGTTCATCTGTGCTGAAAGCTGCGGCCCATCACTACGGAGCTCAGTGCGACAAGCCCAACAAGGAGTTCATGCTATGCCGATGGGAAGAGAAGGACCCCCGGCGGTGTTTAGAGGAAGGCAAGCTTGTCAACCAGTGTGCCCTGGAGTTCTTCAG GCAGATAAAGCGGCACTGTGCGGAGCCTTTTACGGAATACTGGACCTGCATCGATTATTCTGGCCTGCAGCTATTTCGTCGCTGTCGCAAACAGCAGGCACGATTTGACGAGTGTGTGCTGGACAAACTGGGCTGGGTACGGCCGGACCTGGGGGAGCTGTCAAAG GTCACCAAAGTGAAAACAGACCGGCCTTTACCAGAGAATCCCTATCACTCAAGAGCAAGGCCAGAGCCCAACCCTGAGGTGGAAGGCGATCTGAAGCCCGCCAGGCATGGCAGCCGCCTCTTTTTCTGGACCATGTGA